Proteins encoded within one genomic window of Pygocentrus nattereri isolate fPygNat1 chromosome 9, fPygNat1.pri, whole genome shotgun sequence:
- the uckl1b gene encoding uridine-cytidine kinase-like 1 isoform X2, translating into MSAVCRGGRVPAMESGDKSSARSASGGEEGSLDRLLPTISTGLSPRKRTTSQCKSEPPLLRTSKRTIYTAGRPPWYNEHGTQSKEAFVIGLCGGSASGKTTVARKIIEALDVPWVVLLSMDSFYKVLSEEEQLLAASNDYNFDHPDAFDFALLVHTLRKLKQGKSVKIPVYDFTTHGRQKEWKTVYGASVIIFEGIMSFADKELLKLLDMKIFVDTDSDIRLVRRLRRDITERGRDIEGVIKQYNKFVKPAFEQYIEPTMRLADIVVPRGGGNMVAIDLIVQHVHSQLEERELSVRAALASAHQAQPLPATLSVLENTPQVRGMHTIIRNKDTSRDEFIFYSKRLMRLLIERALSFLPSQVHVVQTPQGQDYEGRTFHGKRITGVSILRAGETMEPALRAVCKDVRIGKILIQTNQDTGEPELHYLRLPKDISEDHVILMDCTVSTGAAAMMAVRVLLDHDVQEDKILLVSLLMAEMGVHSVAYAFPQVKIITTAVDKKVNDLFHIIPGIGNFGDRYFGTDAPPDWSDEDMDEPSY; encoded by the exons TGGGGGAGAGGAAGGCTCTCTGGACAGACTCCTTCCCACTATCAGCACGGGCTTGTCACCACGGAAACGAACAACGAGCCAATGCAAATCGGAACCACCCCTGCTGCGGACTAGTAAGAGAACCATCTACACGGCTGGGCGTCCACCCTGGTACAATGAACATGGAACCCAATCCAAAGAAGCTTTTGTCATTG GTCTATGTGGAGGGAGTGCCTCGGGGAAAACCACAGTGGCCCGGAAGATCATTGAAGCTTTGGACGTTCCGTGGGTTGTGCTCCTTTCGATGGACTCCTTCTACAAA GTCCTATCAGAAGAGGAGCAGTTGCTAGCTGCAAGTAATGACTACAACTTCGACCACCCAGATGCATTTGACTTCGCCTTACTTGTGCACACCCTCCGTAAACTCAAACAGGGCAAAAGTGTGAAGATACCAGTGTATGACTTCACCACGCATGGGCGGCAGAAAGAATGG aaaaCCGTTTATGGTGCCAGTGTCATTATATTTGAAGGAATCATGTCCTTTGCAGACAAGGAGCTGTTAAAG CTGCTGGACATGAAGATCTTTGTGGATACTGACTCTGATATCCGACTGGTACGGAGACTGAGGAGGGACATTACGGAGCGAGGGCGAGACATTGAGGGAGTTATCAAACAGTACAACAAGTTTGTAAAGCCTGCCTTCGAACAGTACATAGAGCCCACCATGAGGCTAGCAGACATCGTTGTGCCACGTG GTGGTGGAAACATGGTTGCTATAGACCTAATTGTTCAGCATGTGCACAGTCAGCTGGAAGAG CGCGAGCTCAGTGTAAG GGCAGCACTGGCCTCTGCCCATCAAGCTCAGCCCCTTCCTGCGACGCTCAGCGTTTTGGAGAATACGCCGCAGGTCCGCGGCATGCACACCATTATCAG GAATAAAGATACAAGTAGAGACGAGTTCATCTTCTACTCCAAACGGCTGATGAGACTCCTCATCGAAAGAGCTCTTTCCTTCCTCCCATCtcag GTCCACGTTGTCCAGACCCCTCAAGGTCAAGACTATGAAGGAAGGACTTTTCATGGCAAAAGG ATCACGGGTGTGTCCATCCTCCGGGCAGGCGAAACCATGGAGCCCGCGCTTCGCGCCGTCTGCAAAGACGTCCGCATCGGCAAGATCCTCATCCAGACCAATCAGGACACAGGAGAGCCCGAG CTACACTACTTGCGTCTGCCCAAAGACATCAGTGAGGACCATGTGATATTGATGGACTGCACAGTGTCCACTGGAGCCGCTGCCATGATGGCAGTGCGAGTGTTACTG GACCATGATGTACAGGAGGACAAGATCCTGCTTGTGTCTCTGTTGATGGCTGAGATGGGGGTGCACTCAGTAGCCTATGCCTTCCCTCAGGTCAAAATCATCACCACCGCTGTCGACAAGAAAGTCAACGACCTTTTCCACATCATTCCAGGCATAG GAAATTTCGGGGATAGGTACTTCGGCACGGATGCACCGCCCGACTGGAGTGatgaagacatggatgagcccaGCTACTGA
- the uckl1b gene encoding uridine-cytidine kinase-like 1 isoform X1, translating to MSAVCRGGRVPAMESGDKSSARSASGGEEGSLDRLLPTISTGLSPRKRTTSQCKSEPPLLRTSKRTIYTAGRPPWYNEHGTQSKEAFVIGLCGGSASGKTTVARKIIEALDVPWVVLLSMDSFYKVLSEEEQLLAASNDYNFDHPDAFDFALLVHTLRKLKQGKSVKIPVYDFTTHGRQKEWKTVYGASVIIFEGIMSFADKELLKLLDMKIFVDTDSDIRLVRRLRRDITERGRDIEGVIKQYNKFVKPAFEQYIEPTMRLADIVVPRGGGNMVAIDLIVQHVHSQLEERKLRWDMAALASAHQAQPLPATLSVLENTPQVRGMHTIIRNKDTSRDEFIFYSKRLMRLLIERALSFLPSQVHVVQTPQGQDYEGRTFHGKRITGVSILRAGETMEPALRAVCKDVRIGKILIQTNQDTGEPELHYLRLPKDISEDHVILMDCTVSTGAAAMMAVRVLLDHDVQEDKILLVSLLMAEMGVHSVAYAFPQVKIITTAVDKKVNDLFHIIPGIGNFGDRYFGTDAPPDWSDEDMDEPSY from the exons TGGGGGAGAGGAAGGCTCTCTGGACAGACTCCTTCCCACTATCAGCACGGGCTTGTCACCACGGAAACGAACAACGAGCCAATGCAAATCGGAACCACCCCTGCTGCGGACTAGTAAGAGAACCATCTACACGGCTGGGCGTCCACCCTGGTACAATGAACATGGAACCCAATCCAAAGAAGCTTTTGTCATTG GTCTATGTGGAGGGAGTGCCTCGGGGAAAACCACAGTGGCCCGGAAGATCATTGAAGCTTTGGACGTTCCGTGGGTTGTGCTCCTTTCGATGGACTCCTTCTACAAA GTCCTATCAGAAGAGGAGCAGTTGCTAGCTGCAAGTAATGACTACAACTTCGACCACCCAGATGCATTTGACTTCGCCTTACTTGTGCACACCCTCCGTAAACTCAAACAGGGCAAAAGTGTGAAGATACCAGTGTATGACTTCACCACGCATGGGCGGCAGAAAGAATGG aaaaCCGTTTATGGTGCCAGTGTCATTATATTTGAAGGAATCATGTCCTTTGCAGACAAGGAGCTGTTAAAG CTGCTGGACATGAAGATCTTTGTGGATACTGACTCTGATATCCGACTGGTACGGAGACTGAGGAGGGACATTACGGAGCGAGGGCGAGACATTGAGGGAGTTATCAAACAGTACAACAAGTTTGTAAAGCCTGCCTTCGAACAGTACATAGAGCCCACCATGAGGCTAGCAGACATCGTTGTGCCACGTG GTGGTGGAAACATGGTTGCTATAGACCTAATTGTTCAGCATGTGCACAGTCAGCTGGAAGAG AGGAAACTGCGCTGGGATAT GGCAGCACTGGCCTCTGCCCATCAAGCTCAGCCCCTTCCTGCGACGCTCAGCGTTTTGGAGAATACGCCGCAGGTCCGCGGCATGCACACCATTATCAG GAATAAAGATACAAGTAGAGACGAGTTCATCTTCTACTCCAAACGGCTGATGAGACTCCTCATCGAAAGAGCTCTTTCCTTCCTCCCATCtcag GTCCACGTTGTCCAGACCCCTCAAGGTCAAGACTATGAAGGAAGGACTTTTCATGGCAAAAGG ATCACGGGTGTGTCCATCCTCCGGGCAGGCGAAACCATGGAGCCCGCGCTTCGCGCCGTCTGCAAAGACGTCCGCATCGGCAAGATCCTCATCCAGACCAATCAGGACACAGGAGAGCCCGAG CTACACTACTTGCGTCTGCCCAAAGACATCAGTGAGGACCATGTGATATTGATGGACTGCACAGTGTCCACTGGAGCCGCTGCCATGATGGCAGTGCGAGTGTTACTG GACCATGATGTACAGGAGGACAAGATCCTGCTTGTGTCTCTGTTGATGGCTGAGATGGGGGTGCACTCAGTAGCCTATGCCTTCCCTCAGGTCAAAATCATCACCACCGCTGTCGACAAGAAAGTCAACGACCTTTTCCACATCATTCCAGGCATAG GAAATTTCGGGGATAGGTACTTCGGCACGGATGCACCGCCCGACTGGAGTGatgaagacatggatgagcccaGCTACTGA
- the uckl1b gene encoding uridine-cytidine kinase-like 1 isoform X4, which produces MSAVCRGGRVPAMESGDKSSASGGEEGSLDRLLPTISTGLSPRKRTTSQCKSEPPLLRTSKRTIYTAGRPPWYNEHGTQSKEAFVIGLCGGSASGKTTVARKIIEALDVPWVVLLSMDSFYKVLSEEEQLLAASNDYNFDHPDAFDFALLVHTLRKLKQGKSVKIPVYDFTTHGRQKEWKTVYGASVIIFEGIMSFADKELLKLLDMKIFVDTDSDIRLVRRLRRDITERGRDIEGVIKQYNKFVKPAFEQYIEPTMRLADIVVPRGGGNMVAIDLIVQHVHSQLEERKLRWDMAALASAHQAQPLPATLSVLENTPQVRGMHTIIRNKDTSRDEFIFYSKRLMRLLIERALSFLPSQVHVVQTPQGQDYEGRTFHGKRITGVSILRAGETMEPALRAVCKDVRIGKILIQTNQDTGEPELHYLRLPKDISEDHVILMDCTVSTGAAAMMAVRVLLDHDVQEDKILLVSLLMAEMGVHSVAYAFPQVKIITTAVDKKVNDLFHIIPGIGNFGDRYFGTDAPPDWSDEDMDEPSY; this is translated from the exons TGGGGGAGAGGAAGGCTCTCTGGACAGACTCCTTCCCACTATCAGCACGGGCTTGTCACCACGGAAACGAACAACGAGCCAATGCAAATCGGAACCACCCCTGCTGCGGACTAGTAAGAGAACCATCTACACGGCTGGGCGTCCACCCTGGTACAATGAACATGGAACCCAATCCAAAGAAGCTTTTGTCATTG GTCTATGTGGAGGGAGTGCCTCGGGGAAAACCACAGTGGCCCGGAAGATCATTGAAGCTTTGGACGTTCCGTGGGTTGTGCTCCTTTCGATGGACTCCTTCTACAAA GTCCTATCAGAAGAGGAGCAGTTGCTAGCTGCAAGTAATGACTACAACTTCGACCACCCAGATGCATTTGACTTCGCCTTACTTGTGCACACCCTCCGTAAACTCAAACAGGGCAAAAGTGTGAAGATACCAGTGTATGACTTCACCACGCATGGGCGGCAGAAAGAATGG aaaaCCGTTTATGGTGCCAGTGTCATTATATTTGAAGGAATCATGTCCTTTGCAGACAAGGAGCTGTTAAAG CTGCTGGACATGAAGATCTTTGTGGATACTGACTCTGATATCCGACTGGTACGGAGACTGAGGAGGGACATTACGGAGCGAGGGCGAGACATTGAGGGAGTTATCAAACAGTACAACAAGTTTGTAAAGCCTGCCTTCGAACAGTACATAGAGCCCACCATGAGGCTAGCAGACATCGTTGTGCCACGTG GTGGTGGAAACATGGTTGCTATAGACCTAATTGTTCAGCATGTGCACAGTCAGCTGGAAGAG AGGAAACTGCGCTGGGATAT GGCAGCACTGGCCTCTGCCCATCAAGCTCAGCCCCTTCCTGCGACGCTCAGCGTTTTGGAGAATACGCCGCAGGTCCGCGGCATGCACACCATTATCAG GAATAAAGATACAAGTAGAGACGAGTTCATCTTCTACTCCAAACGGCTGATGAGACTCCTCATCGAAAGAGCTCTTTCCTTCCTCCCATCtcag GTCCACGTTGTCCAGACCCCTCAAGGTCAAGACTATGAAGGAAGGACTTTTCATGGCAAAAGG ATCACGGGTGTGTCCATCCTCCGGGCAGGCGAAACCATGGAGCCCGCGCTTCGCGCCGTCTGCAAAGACGTCCGCATCGGCAAGATCCTCATCCAGACCAATCAGGACACAGGAGAGCCCGAG CTACACTACTTGCGTCTGCCCAAAGACATCAGTGAGGACCATGTGATATTGATGGACTGCACAGTGTCCACTGGAGCCGCTGCCATGATGGCAGTGCGAGTGTTACTG GACCATGATGTACAGGAGGACAAGATCCTGCTTGTGTCTCTGTTGATGGCTGAGATGGGGGTGCACTCAGTAGCCTATGCCTTCCCTCAGGTCAAAATCATCACCACCGCTGTCGACAAGAAAGTCAACGACCTTTTCCACATCATTCCAGGCATAG GAAATTTCGGGGATAGGTACTTCGGCACGGATGCACCGCCCGACTGGAGTGatgaagacatggatgagcccaGCTACTGA
- the uckl1b gene encoding uridine-cytidine kinase-like 1 isoform X3 encodes MNTLPAYSGARISGCWALRADGSGGEEGSLDRLLPTISTGLSPRKRTTSQCKSEPPLLRTSKRTIYTAGRPPWYNEHGTQSKEAFVIGLCGGSASGKTTVARKIIEALDVPWVVLLSMDSFYKVLSEEEQLLAASNDYNFDHPDAFDFALLVHTLRKLKQGKSVKIPVYDFTTHGRQKEWKTVYGASVIIFEGIMSFADKELLKLLDMKIFVDTDSDIRLVRRLRRDITERGRDIEGVIKQYNKFVKPAFEQYIEPTMRLADIVVPRGGGNMVAIDLIVQHVHSQLEERKLRWDMAALASAHQAQPLPATLSVLENTPQVRGMHTIIRNKDTSRDEFIFYSKRLMRLLIERALSFLPSQVHVVQTPQGQDYEGRTFHGKRITGVSILRAGETMEPALRAVCKDVRIGKILIQTNQDTGEPELHYLRLPKDISEDHVILMDCTVSTGAAAMMAVRVLLDHDVQEDKILLVSLLMAEMGVHSVAYAFPQVKIITTAVDKKVNDLFHIIPGIGNFGDRYFGTDAPPDWSDEDMDEPSY; translated from the exons TGGGGGAGAGGAAGGCTCTCTGGACAGACTCCTTCCCACTATCAGCACGGGCTTGTCACCACGGAAACGAACAACGAGCCAATGCAAATCGGAACCACCCCTGCTGCGGACTAGTAAGAGAACCATCTACACGGCTGGGCGTCCACCCTGGTACAATGAACATGGAACCCAATCCAAAGAAGCTTTTGTCATTG GTCTATGTGGAGGGAGTGCCTCGGGGAAAACCACAGTGGCCCGGAAGATCATTGAAGCTTTGGACGTTCCGTGGGTTGTGCTCCTTTCGATGGACTCCTTCTACAAA GTCCTATCAGAAGAGGAGCAGTTGCTAGCTGCAAGTAATGACTACAACTTCGACCACCCAGATGCATTTGACTTCGCCTTACTTGTGCACACCCTCCGTAAACTCAAACAGGGCAAAAGTGTGAAGATACCAGTGTATGACTTCACCACGCATGGGCGGCAGAAAGAATGG aaaaCCGTTTATGGTGCCAGTGTCATTATATTTGAAGGAATCATGTCCTTTGCAGACAAGGAGCTGTTAAAG CTGCTGGACATGAAGATCTTTGTGGATACTGACTCTGATATCCGACTGGTACGGAGACTGAGGAGGGACATTACGGAGCGAGGGCGAGACATTGAGGGAGTTATCAAACAGTACAACAAGTTTGTAAAGCCTGCCTTCGAACAGTACATAGAGCCCACCATGAGGCTAGCAGACATCGTTGTGCCACGTG GTGGTGGAAACATGGTTGCTATAGACCTAATTGTTCAGCATGTGCACAGTCAGCTGGAAGAG AGGAAACTGCGCTGGGATAT GGCAGCACTGGCCTCTGCCCATCAAGCTCAGCCCCTTCCTGCGACGCTCAGCGTTTTGGAGAATACGCCGCAGGTCCGCGGCATGCACACCATTATCAG GAATAAAGATACAAGTAGAGACGAGTTCATCTTCTACTCCAAACGGCTGATGAGACTCCTCATCGAAAGAGCTCTTTCCTTCCTCCCATCtcag GTCCACGTTGTCCAGACCCCTCAAGGTCAAGACTATGAAGGAAGGACTTTTCATGGCAAAAGG ATCACGGGTGTGTCCATCCTCCGGGCAGGCGAAACCATGGAGCCCGCGCTTCGCGCCGTCTGCAAAGACGTCCGCATCGGCAAGATCCTCATCCAGACCAATCAGGACACAGGAGAGCCCGAG CTACACTACTTGCGTCTGCCCAAAGACATCAGTGAGGACCATGTGATATTGATGGACTGCACAGTGTCCACTGGAGCCGCTGCCATGATGGCAGTGCGAGTGTTACTG GACCATGATGTACAGGAGGACAAGATCCTGCTTGTGTCTCTGTTGATGGCTGAGATGGGGGTGCACTCAGTAGCCTATGCCTTCCCTCAGGTCAAAATCATCACCACCGCTGTCGACAAGAAAGTCAACGACCTTTTCCACATCATTCCAGGCATAG GAAATTTCGGGGATAGGTACTTCGGCACGGATGCACCGCCCGACTGGAGTGatgaagacatggatgagcccaGCTACTGA
- the uckl1b gene encoding uridine-cytidine kinase-like 1 isoform X5 has translation MANFLSSSAGDVWLARLLYGGEEGSLDRLLPTISTGLSPRKRTTSQCKSEPPLLRTSKRTIYTAGRPPWYNEHGTQSKEAFVIGLCGGSASGKTTVARKIIEALDVPWVVLLSMDSFYKVLSEEEQLLAASNDYNFDHPDAFDFALLVHTLRKLKQGKSVKIPVYDFTTHGRQKEWKTVYGASVIIFEGIMSFADKELLKLLDMKIFVDTDSDIRLVRRLRRDITERGRDIEGVIKQYNKFVKPAFEQYIEPTMRLADIVVPRGGGNMVAIDLIVQHVHSQLEERKLRWDMAALASAHQAQPLPATLSVLENTPQVRGMHTIIRNKDTSRDEFIFYSKRLMRLLIERALSFLPSQVHVVQTPQGQDYEGRTFHGKRITGVSILRAGETMEPALRAVCKDVRIGKILIQTNQDTGEPELHYLRLPKDISEDHVILMDCTVSTGAAAMMAVRVLLDHDVQEDKILLVSLLMAEMGVHSVAYAFPQVKIITTAVDKKVNDLFHIIPGIGNFGDRYFGTDAPPDWSDEDMDEPSY, from the exons TGGGGGAGAGGAAGGCTCTCTGGACAGACTCCTTCCCACTATCAGCACGGGCTTGTCACCACGGAAACGAACAACGAGCCAATGCAAATCGGAACCACCCCTGCTGCGGACTAGTAAGAGAACCATCTACACGGCTGGGCGTCCACCCTGGTACAATGAACATGGAACCCAATCCAAAGAAGCTTTTGTCATTG GTCTATGTGGAGGGAGTGCCTCGGGGAAAACCACAGTGGCCCGGAAGATCATTGAAGCTTTGGACGTTCCGTGGGTTGTGCTCCTTTCGATGGACTCCTTCTACAAA GTCCTATCAGAAGAGGAGCAGTTGCTAGCTGCAAGTAATGACTACAACTTCGACCACCCAGATGCATTTGACTTCGCCTTACTTGTGCACACCCTCCGTAAACTCAAACAGGGCAAAAGTGTGAAGATACCAGTGTATGACTTCACCACGCATGGGCGGCAGAAAGAATGG aaaaCCGTTTATGGTGCCAGTGTCATTATATTTGAAGGAATCATGTCCTTTGCAGACAAGGAGCTGTTAAAG CTGCTGGACATGAAGATCTTTGTGGATACTGACTCTGATATCCGACTGGTACGGAGACTGAGGAGGGACATTACGGAGCGAGGGCGAGACATTGAGGGAGTTATCAAACAGTACAACAAGTTTGTAAAGCCTGCCTTCGAACAGTACATAGAGCCCACCATGAGGCTAGCAGACATCGTTGTGCCACGTG GTGGTGGAAACATGGTTGCTATAGACCTAATTGTTCAGCATGTGCACAGTCAGCTGGAAGAG AGGAAACTGCGCTGGGATAT GGCAGCACTGGCCTCTGCCCATCAAGCTCAGCCCCTTCCTGCGACGCTCAGCGTTTTGGAGAATACGCCGCAGGTCCGCGGCATGCACACCATTATCAG GAATAAAGATACAAGTAGAGACGAGTTCATCTTCTACTCCAAACGGCTGATGAGACTCCTCATCGAAAGAGCTCTTTCCTTCCTCCCATCtcag GTCCACGTTGTCCAGACCCCTCAAGGTCAAGACTATGAAGGAAGGACTTTTCATGGCAAAAGG ATCACGGGTGTGTCCATCCTCCGGGCAGGCGAAACCATGGAGCCCGCGCTTCGCGCCGTCTGCAAAGACGTCCGCATCGGCAAGATCCTCATCCAGACCAATCAGGACACAGGAGAGCCCGAG CTACACTACTTGCGTCTGCCCAAAGACATCAGTGAGGACCATGTGATATTGATGGACTGCACAGTGTCCACTGGAGCCGCTGCCATGATGGCAGTGCGAGTGTTACTG GACCATGATGTACAGGAGGACAAGATCCTGCTTGTGTCTCTGTTGATGGCTGAGATGGGGGTGCACTCAGTAGCCTATGCCTTCCCTCAGGTCAAAATCATCACCACCGCTGTCGACAAGAAAGTCAACGACCTTTTCCACATCATTCCAGGCATAG GAAATTTCGGGGATAGGTACTTCGGCACGGATGCACCGCCCGACTGGAGTGatgaagacatggatgagcccaGCTACTGA